A part of Myxococcus landrumus genomic DNA contains:
- a CDS encoding DUF2167 domain-containing protein, whose translation MQRGRWLFVVLSLVAMNAWAQAPEQGAEQEEAALPSLPELHPKTGEVVLGGGMAKMVVPANFGYLSPEEAEKVLVEVWGNPPGSTTLGMLVPSDVAVDSPAGWGVVISYDDDGHVEDEDAAGIDYADLLKDMQEGTREENKERTSAGYGTVDLVGWAAKPHYDASSRKLYWAQELAFGESKEHTLNYNVRVLGKEGVLVLNAVSSMVALPQVEKDMQQVLGFTHFMPGHRYEDFDPSTGRVAAYGIGGLVAGKVAAKAGLFKGLLAVLVAGKKAIFAGLAVLVVALGKLFKRRGGDGDGTP comes from the coding sequence ATGCAGCGTGGGCGATGGTTGTTCGTGGTGTTGTCGTTGGTGGCGATGAACGCGTGGGCCCAGGCGCCCGAGCAGGGAGCTGAGCAGGAGGAGGCGGCGCTCCCGTCGCTGCCCGAGCTGCACCCGAAGACGGGCGAGGTGGTGCTGGGCGGCGGCATGGCGAAGATGGTGGTGCCCGCCAACTTCGGCTACCTCTCGCCCGAGGAGGCGGAGAAGGTCCTGGTGGAGGTCTGGGGCAATCCCCCGGGCTCCACGACGCTGGGCATGCTGGTGCCGTCGGATGTGGCGGTGGACTCGCCCGCGGGATGGGGCGTCGTCATCTCGTATGACGACGACGGCCACGTGGAGGATGAGGACGCGGCGGGCATCGACTACGCGGACCTGCTCAAGGACATGCAGGAGGGCACCCGCGAGGAGAACAAGGAGCGCACGAGCGCCGGTTACGGGACGGTGGACCTGGTGGGCTGGGCCGCGAAGCCGCACTACGACGCGAGCTCGCGCAAGCTGTACTGGGCGCAGGAGCTGGCCTTCGGTGAGTCGAAGGAGCACACGCTGAACTACAACGTCCGGGTGCTGGGCAAGGAGGGCGTGCTGGTGCTCAACGCCGTCTCCAGCATGGTGGCGCTGCCCCAGGTGGAGAAGGACATGCAGCAGGTGCTGGGCTTCACGCACTTCATGCCGGGCCACCGCTACGAGGACTTCGACCCCAGCACGGGCCGCGTGGCGGCGTACGGCATCGGCGGTCTGGTGGCGGGCAAGGTGGCCGCGAAGGCGGGGCTCTTCAAGGGCCTGCTCGCGGTGCTGGTGGCGGGCAAGAAGGCCATCTTCGCGGGCCTCGCGGTCCTGGTGGTCGCGCTGGGCAAGCTGTTCAAGCGCCGCGGCGGCGACGGCGACGGCACGCCGTAG
- a CDS encoding flavodoxin family protein: protein MSHSAASPRNVLFLLAGSREGGNAEQLARKAAEALPPGTVTDWLRLEEHLVEPFRDLRHAPGGYSRPPSPELRALAERTLAADEVVIVAPVYWYNLPSTAMAYLEHWSWWMRVPELRFAERMRGKVLSLVTAHSSEEDDSVATPLLMSLRMSADYLEMAWRGGLIGHGNRPGEVLEDTRALSAAREFLVRPLPVVKGEAA from the coding sequence ATGAGCCACTCCGCAGCGTCGCCACGCAACGTCCTGTTCCTGCTCGCCGGCTCGCGTGAAGGGGGCAATGCCGAGCAGCTTGCTCGCAAGGCCGCGGAGGCACTTCCTCCGGGCACGGTGACGGACTGGCTCCGGCTGGAAGAGCACCTGGTGGAGCCCTTCCGGGACCTGCGCCATGCGCCAGGGGGTTACTCGCGTCCTCCCTCTCCGGAGCTCAGGGCCCTCGCCGAGCGCACCCTGGCCGCCGACGAGGTGGTCATCGTCGCCCCCGTGTACTGGTACAACCTGCCCTCGACCGCGATGGCCTATCTGGAGCACTGGTCCTGGTGGATGCGCGTGCCGGAGCTGCGCTTCGCCGAGCGCATGCGGGGCAAGGTGCTGTCGCTGGTGACCGCCCACTCCTCCGAGGAGGACGACTCCGTCGCCACCCCGCTCTTGATGAGCCTCCGGATGAGCGCCGACTACCTGGAGATGGCGTGGCGCGGAGGCCTCATCGGGCATGGCAACCGGCCAGGCGAGGTGCTGGAGGACACGCGTGCCCTCTCGGCTGCCCGTGAGTTTCTCGTGCGTCCCCTGCCTGTCGTGAAAGGCGAGGCTGCCTGA
- a CDS encoding uracil-DNA glycosylase family protein — translation MAAGRRFYEVDAVKAEELAMNCRAMWGLPANARIGPVNTNYHATSAHPVRLVVVCESPSFAEVKNGSPAWEDTGVKILNRWRDSQGGGEEEFEYRQLEENGIYVTNLVRCQADWVTADCYAQGARLMTTVKDERVRNAWPLNSDFLAEELRRVAGRHQGASVLFACGSAFKAQVREATKFAEAVGLNWMVSFHPSRLAQQLSWHYNPQAWGENQRTFPSQRNEKNRNEKEVTEAEDDSLMDETSS, via the coding sequence ATGGCGGCCGGCCGGCGTTTCTACGAAGTCGATGCGGTGAAGGCTGAAGAGCTCGCGATGAACTGTCGCGCCATGTGGGGCCTGCCTGCCAACGCAAGGATAGGGCCGGTCAACACGAACTATCACGCGACGTCAGCCCATCCGGTGCGGCTGGTTGTGGTTTGTGAGTCCCCTTCCTTTGCCGAAGTGAAGAATGGCTCTCCAGCTTGGGAAGACACAGGGGTGAAGATTCTCAACAGGTGGCGAGATTCGCAGGGCGGAGGGGAGGAAGAGTTCGAGTATCGCCAACTGGAGGAGAATGGAATCTATGTGACCAACCTGGTTCGTTGCCAGGCAGACTGGGTTACAGCGGATTGCTACGCGCAGGGGGCTCGGCTCATGACCACCGTCAAAGACGAACGCGTGCGCAATGCGTGGCCGTTGAACAGTGATTTTCTTGCCGAAGAGTTGCGGCGTGTGGCGGGAAGGCACCAGGGGGCTTCGGTGCTTTTTGCGTGTGGCTCCGCGTTCAAGGCACAAGTCAGGGAGGCGACGAAGTTCGCGGAGGCTGTTGGGTTGAATTGGATGGTCTCCTTTCATCCCTCGCGCCTCGCCCAACAGCTCTCATGGCACTACAACCCCCAAGCATGGGGTGAGAACCAGAGGACATTCCCGTCACAGCGAAACGAGAAGAATCGAAACGAAAAAGAAGTCACGGAGGCGGAGGATGATTCCTTGATGGATGAGACGTCCTCCTGA
- the argE gene encoding acetylornithine deacetylase: MSDTLPALRATLTELVAMDTTSSRPNAPLIDYAQARLEAAGFSAERQRYTDDAGKEKVNLVAVKGGTGRAALALVGHSDCVPFDAAWTDALKLTEKDGKLYGRGACDTKGFIACALHAALRAERLQAPLMVVLTADEEVGLVGAKKLVAAGLGRARHAIVGEPTKLTPVRANKGYCLAEVEVLGKEGHSAYPETGASAIFRAGRFLQRLEQLATTVLREERDEGFQPPFTTVNVGVIQGGKAKNILPGSCRFTVEWRPIPGQSTQRVAELLESIRQELVRDEPAYEAHIRVLRTDRGVNTREDAEVVRFLAEASGNASTTVPFGTEAPQMTELGAEAVVFGPGDIRVAHQTGEYVPVEDLVRCEAILARAIAHFCSGR, translated from the coding sequence ATGAGCGACACGCTGCCCGCGTTGCGGGCCACCCTGACGGAGCTGGTGGCGATGGACACCACGTCCTCGCGACCCAATGCCCCGCTCATCGACTATGCGCAGGCGCGACTGGAGGCCGCGGGCTTCAGCGCGGAGCGCCAGCGGTACACCGATGACGCGGGGAAGGAGAAGGTGAACCTGGTGGCCGTGAAGGGCGGCACCGGGCGCGCGGCGCTCGCGCTGGTGGGGCACTCCGACTGCGTGCCCTTCGACGCGGCGTGGACGGACGCGCTGAAGCTGACGGAGAAGGACGGCAAGCTCTACGGGCGTGGCGCGTGTGACACGAAGGGCTTCATCGCCTGCGCGCTGCACGCCGCCCTGCGCGCCGAGCGGCTCCAGGCTCCGCTGATGGTGGTGCTCACCGCGGACGAGGAAGTGGGGCTGGTGGGGGCCAAGAAGCTGGTGGCCGCGGGCCTGGGCCGTGCGCGGCACGCCATCGTCGGCGAGCCCACGAAGCTCACGCCCGTGCGCGCGAACAAGGGCTACTGCCTGGCGGAGGTGGAGGTGCTGGGCAAGGAGGGGCACAGCGCGTATCCGGAGACGGGCGCGTCCGCCATCTTCCGCGCGGGGCGATTCCTCCAAAGGCTGGAGCAGCTCGCGACGACGGTGCTGCGCGAGGAGCGGGACGAGGGCTTCCAGCCGCCGTTCACCACGGTGAACGTGGGCGTCATCCAGGGGGGCAAGGCGAAGAACATCCTGCCGGGCTCGTGCCGGTTCACGGTGGAGTGGCGGCCGATTCCGGGCCAGTCGACGCAGCGGGTGGCGGAGCTTCTGGAGTCCATCCGGCAGGAGCTGGTGCGCGACGAGCCCGCCTATGAGGCGCACATCCGCGTGCTGCGGACGGACCGGGGCGTGAATACGCGTGAGGACGCGGAGGTGGTGCGCTTCCTGGCCGAGGCCAGCGGCAATGCGTCCACGACGGTGCCGTTCGGTACCGAGGCTCCGCAGATGACGGAGCTGGGCGCGGAGGCGGTGGTGTTCGGGCCCGGCGACATCCGCGTGGCGCACCAGACGGGTGAGTACGTGCCCGTCGAAGACCTGGTGCGCTGCGAGGCCATCCTGGCCCGCGCCATCGCGCACTTCTGTAGCGGACGCTGA
- the hutF gene encoding formimidoylglutamate deiminase, producing the protein MSDTTVYQPDFLYEGGRLLEGRPLAVGADGRVLPASSVPAGASVVRLPGRVLLPGMVNGHSHAFQRLIRGRTEYVVSGREADDFWSWREAMYRAAESLAPEDVYVASRQVFVEMALAGITTVGEFHYVHHQQDGTPYADRNVLAHAVIRAARDAGLRICLLRVGYARAGFQVAPNPRQRRFIDPDVDTFLATVESLAREVRGDSAVSVGLAPHSVRAVTKEWLKVIAGVRGFPVHMHVAEQPKEIEACLAEHGRRPVELLSDLGLLRPDFTAVHGVHLTAEEVSMLGTGRATVCACPSTERNLGDGIVPADALVKAGAGISLGSDSQAHVDLLDEARQLEGHLRLSRLRRAVLDPGGGEVSGLAARLFGMATVEGARSLGLSTGTLEPGAPADFFTVDVGHPSLVGASPASLLASIVLGAEKSAVREVAVDGRLVVRDGRHPLAEESGRAFQTLARALYP; encoded by the coding sequence GTGAGCGACACCACTGTCTACCAGCCGGACTTCTTGTACGAGGGAGGCCGGCTCCTCGAAGGGCGCCCCCTGGCCGTGGGCGCCGATGGCCGGGTCCTCCCGGCGTCGTCCGTGCCCGCCGGAGCGAGCGTCGTGCGCCTGCCGGGCCGAGTGCTCTTGCCGGGCATGGTCAACGGCCACTCGCATGCCTTCCAGCGGCTCATCCGCGGACGCACGGAGTACGTGGTCTCCGGGCGAGAGGCAGATGACTTCTGGAGCTGGCGCGAGGCCATGTACCGCGCCGCCGAGTCCCTGGCGCCCGAGGACGTCTACGTCGCCTCACGGCAGGTCTTCGTGGAGATGGCCCTGGCGGGCATCACCACGGTGGGCGAGTTCCACTACGTGCACCATCAGCAGGACGGCACGCCATACGCGGACCGGAACGTGTTGGCCCACGCGGTCATCCGGGCCGCGCGCGACGCGGGCCTGCGCATCTGCTTGTTGCGCGTGGGCTATGCGCGCGCGGGCTTCCAGGTGGCGCCGAATCCGCGTCAGCGCCGCTTCATCGACCCGGACGTGGACACGTTCCTCGCCACCGTGGAGTCGCTGGCCCGCGAGGTTCGAGGCGACTCGGCGGTGAGCGTGGGCCTGGCACCGCACAGTGTCCGCGCGGTGACGAAGGAGTGGCTGAAGGTCATCGCCGGCGTGCGCGGCTTCCCCGTGCACATGCACGTGGCGGAGCAGCCCAAGGAAATCGAGGCGTGCCTGGCGGAGCACGGCCGGCGCCCGGTGGAGCTGCTGTCGGACCTGGGGCTCCTGCGTCCGGACTTCACCGCCGTGCATGGCGTCCACCTGACGGCCGAGGAGGTGTCCATGCTGGGCACCGGCCGTGCGACGGTGTGCGCGTGCCCCTCCACCGAGCGGAACCTGGGGGATGGCATCGTCCCGGCGGACGCGCTGGTGAAGGCGGGCGCGGGCATCAGCCTGGGTTCGGACAGCCAGGCGCACGTGGACCTGCTGGACGAGGCGCGTCAGCTCGAGGGGCACTTGCGGCTGTCGCGGCTGCGGCGCGCGGTGCTGGACCCGGGCGGTGGTGAGGTGTCGGGGCTGGCGGCGCGGCTCTTCGGCATGGCCACCGTGGAGGGGGCTCGCAGCCTGGGGCTGTCCACGGGGACGCTCGAGCCGGGGGCGCCCGCGGACTTCTTCACGGTGGACGTGGGGCATCCGTCGCTGGTGGGCGCGAGCCCGGCGTCGCTGTTGGCCTCCATTGTCCTGGGCGCGGAGAAGTCGGCGGTGCGCGAGGTGGCGGTGGATGGACGGTTGGTGGTGCGAGACGGGCGCCATCCGCTCGCGGAGGAGAGCGGGCGTGCGTTCCAGACGCTCGCGCGTGCGTTGTACCCGTGA
- a CDS encoding ferritin-like domain-containing protein has translation MAEKSEVARLRSLAQLDADAVGAYDAALSRIPEPLVRERLGEFRADHLRHVRELNAFIHLFGGVPLELRPDLKGAAMKGLTAMSCMMGTEAALVAMMGNEEFSNRAYDVALRFDWSPDVRGLIERHREDERRHILWIREAVRTRPWEKEQVSVGEGSEAQA, from the coding sequence ATGGCCGAGAAGTCCGAGGTGGCACGGCTGCGCAGTCTGGCGCAGCTCGACGCGGACGCGGTGGGGGCCTACGACGCGGCGCTCTCTCGCATCCCGGAGCCGTTGGTCCGAGAGCGGTTGGGCGAGTTTCGTGCCGACCATCTGCGCCACGTGCGGGAGCTCAATGCCTTCATCCACCTCTTCGGCGGAGTGCCGCTGGAGCTGCGGCCGGACCTGAAGGGCGCGGCGATGAAGGGGCTGACCGCGATGTCTTGCATGATGGGCACCGAGGCGGCGCTGGTGGCCATGATGGGCAACGAGGAGTTCTCCAACCGGGCCTATGACGTGGCGCTGCGCTTCGACTGGAGTCCGGATGTCCGGGGCCTCATCGAGCGCCACCGCGAGGACGAGCGGCGCCACATCCTGTGGATACGCGAGGCGGTTCGGACCCGCCCCTGGGAGAAGGAGCAGGTCTCCGTCGGCGAGGGCTCCGAAGCCCAGGCCTGA
- the ligD gene encoding non-homologous end-joining DNA ligase: MKLTHADRVLFPGSGLTKADVFAYYREVAPLLVPILEDRPIAVQQWPAGIEAPGFFRHALSGMPSWLPSLSVRHVDKTLRHVNVTGEEPLLWLANQSALTLHMWLSRAPRLSQPDFLAMDLDPGEGGWPDVVAAALALRELLEQQGLEGYPKTSGKRGMHVLVPLAPGHTYAQVQAHANALAQELERRLGTRATTLRGVRARHGRLYLDAGQNARGKTVVAPYSLRAREAAPFSAPLRWREVSEKLDPSRFNLRTLRERLDSVGDLFAPALENTQRLPG; this comes from the coding sequence GTGAAGCTGACGCACGCGGACCGCGTCCTCTTCCCCGGGAGCGGGCTGACGAAGGCGGATGTCTTCGCGTACTACCGCGAGGTGGCGCCGCTGCTCGTCCCCATCCTCGAGGACAGGCCCATCGCCGTGCAGCAGTGGCCCGCGGGAATCGAGGCGCCCGGCTTCTTCCGCCACGCGCTGTCGGGCATGCCGTCATGGCTCCCCTCGCTGAGCGTGCGCCACGTGGACAAGACGCTGCGGCATGTGAATGTGACAGGCGAAGAGCCCCTGCTCTGGCTCGCCAACCAGTCCGCGCTCACGCTCCACATGTGGCTGAGCCGAGCCCCCAGGCTCTCGCAGCCGGACTTCCTCGCCATGGACCTGGACCCCGGCGAAGGAGGCTGGCCGGACGTCGTGGCGGCGGCGCTCGCGCTGCGCGAGCTGCTGGAGCAGCAGGGCCTGGAGGGCTACCCCAAGACCTCCGGCAAGCGAGGGATGCATGTCCTGGTGCCGCTGGCTCCGGGACACACCTATGCCCAGGTCCAGGCACACGCGAACGCCCTGGCCCAGGAGCTCGAGCGCCGACTGGGAACACGCGCCACCACCCTCCGCGGGGTGCGCGCGCGCCACGGGCGGCTCTACCTGGACGCGGGGCAGAACGCGCGGGGCAAGACAGTGGTCGCGCCCTACTCCCTTCGAGCCCGCGAGGCGGCGCCCTTCTCGGCGCCCCTGCGATGGCGTGAGGTGAGTGAGAAGCTGGACCCCTCGCGCTTCAACCTCCGCACCCTGCGCGAGCGCCTGGACTCCGTGGGAGACCTGTTCGCCCCCGCACTGGAAAACACACAGCGGCTACCAGGTTGA
- a CDS encoding DMT family transporter — MDSATVTGTPVKTASPLKIALAYCTCFLLWGSTWSVVKVGLEDLPPLRFLGSRLLLTALVLLPFARLKGNLDARTAKRIAGLGMLQLAFPFGLLFFAQQWIPSSWAALLFSTFPVWLLFVGRVLLPDQPLTPGKLLAACMGVGGVVILQSSSLQGLALSGKVLLGVALALLSVAIIAVANVLIKRFMTNVPPQTLVFGQSLSSAVPLILLSLLLESHSAAQWTPRAMGAVFYLAVFGTAFTYLCLYWLLPRISLTALGAMALLDTLVAVVLGVAFLDEPFTLSLVVGGALILGGAALANKLPQQAASKPRESASS, encoded by the coding sequence ATGGATTCCGCCACCGTGACTGGCACCCCCGTGAAGACCGCCAGTCCCCTGAAGATTGCCCTCGCCTACTGCACCTGCTTCCTCTTGTGGGGCTCCACGTGGTCCGTGGTGAAGGTGGGGCTCGAGGACCTGCCTCCGCTGCGCTTCCTGGGCTCGCGCCTGCTGCTCACCGCGCTCGTGCTGCTGCCGTTCGCGCGGTTGAAGGGAAACCTGGACGCGCGCACCGCGAAGCGCATCGCGGGGCTGGGCATGCTCCAGCTCGCCTTCCCCTTCGGGCTGCTCTTCTTCGCGCAGCAGTGGATTCCCTCGAGCTGGGCGGCGCTGCTGTTCTCCACCTTCCCCGTGTGGCTCCTGTTCGTGGGCCGCGTGCTGCTGCCGGACCAGCCGCTGACGCCGGGCAAGCTGCTGGCGGCGTGCATGGGCGTCGGGGGCGTGGTGATTCTCCAGTCCTCCAGCCTCCAGGGCCTGGCGCTCTCCGGCAAGGTGCTGCTGGGCGTCGCGCTGGCGCTCTTGTCCGTGGCCATCATCGCCGTGGCCAACGTGCTCATCAAACGCTTCATGACGAACGTGCCTCCACAGACGCTCGTCTTCGGCCAGTCGCTCAGCAGCGCGGTGCCGCTCATCCTCCTGTCGCTCCTGCTGGAGTCGCACTCCGCCGCGCAGTGGACGCCTCGCGCGATGGGCGCCGTCTTCTATCTCGCGGTGTTCGGCACGGCCTTCACGTACCTGTGCCTCTACTGGCTCCTGCCGCGAATCTCGCTCACGGCGCTGGGGGCCATGGCCCTGCTCGACACGCTGGTGGCGGTGGTGCTGGGCGTCGCCTTCCTCGACGAGCCCTTCACGCTGTCACTCGTCGTGGGCGGCGCGCTCATCCTGGGAGGCGCGGCGCTGGCCAACAAGCTGCCGCAGCAGGCCGCGTCCAAGCCCAGGGAGAGCGCTTCGAGCTGA